Proteins co-encoded in one Coregonus clupeaformis isolate EN_2021a chromosome 17, ASM2061545v1, whole genome shotgun sequence genomic window:
- the LOC121586359 gene encoding proline-rich transmembrane protein 1 isoform X1, with protein MSEKQGGYQGLEDCNRQAMSQPMQQMQPPPYLPSQDPNMGQQHSNMQHSNMQHPNMTPPPGCGPQPNYPPPPPPPGSDGYQETQFHNGSNGHSGAPQGYTVQTQGPGGGVPHAPVGYFQPGYPLQLQPCTAYVPVYPMASGQPYQGMPQGQMGMQMPHGIALMEPRRQPHDYLPIAVFTTVCCFWPTGIIAIIKAVQVRTAVARGDMVTAEIASREARNFSFISLAVGIASIVLCTILTVVVIIASQHHDDDWEP; from the exons ATGTCGGAAAAACAAG GAGGTTACCAAG gtCTGGAGGACTGCAATCGCCAGGCCATGTCCCAACCCATGCAGCAAATGCAGCCCCCTCCATACCTCCCCTCCCAGGACCCTAACATGGGCCAACAACACTCCAACATGCAACACTCCAACATGCAGCACCCCAACATGACCCCTCCGCCCGGCTGTGGCCCCCAGCCCAACTACCCCCCTCCACCCCCGCCCCCTGGCTCCGATGGCTACCAGGAGACCCAGTTCCACAATGGCTCCAACGGACACTCAGGCGCCCCACAGGGCTACACAGTCCAGACCCAGGGCCCGGGAGGGGGGGTCCCACACGCCCCTGTGGGGTATTTTCAACCAGGATACCCTCTCCAGCTGCAGCCCTGCACAGCCTATGTTCCTGTCTACCCCATGGCGTCG ggacaGCCCTACCAGGGGATGCCCCAGGGCCAGATGGGCATGCAGATGCCCCATGGCATCGCCCTGATGGAGCCCCGGCGCCAGCCTCACGACTACCTGCCCATCGCTGTGTTCACCACCGTCTGCTGCTTCTGGCCCACAGGAATCATAGCCATCATCAAGGCAGTACAG gtGCGTACGGCGGTGGCCAGGGGGGACATGGTGACGGCAGAGATAGCTTCCCGCGAGGCGCGTAACTTCTCCTTCATCAGCCTGGCGGTGGGCATTGCCTCCATCGTCCTGTGTACCATCCTCACCGTGGTAGTCATCATCGCCTCCCAACACCATGACGATGACTGGGAACCCTAA
- the LOC121586359 gene encoding proline-rich transmembrane protein 1 isoform X2 produces the protein MSEKQGLEDCNRQAMSQPMQQMQPPPYLPSQDPNMGQQHSNMQHSNMQHPNMTPPPGCGPQPNYPPPPPPPGSDGYQETQFHNGSNGHSGAPQGYTVQTQGPGGGVPHAPVGYFQPGYPLQLQPCTAYVPVYPMASGQPYQGMPQGQMGMQMPHGIALMEPRRQPHDYLPIAVFTTVCCFWPTGIIAIIKAVQVRTAVARGDMVTAEIASREARNFSFISLAVGIASIVLCTILTVVVIIASQHHDDDWEP, from the exons ATGTCGGAAAAACAAG gtCTGGAGGACTGCAATCGCCAGGCCATGTCCCAACCCATGCAGCAAATGCAGCCCCCTCCATACCTCCCCTCCCAGGACCCTAACATGGGCCAACAACACTCCAACATGCAACACTCCAACATGCAGCACCCCAACATGACCCCTCCGCCCGGCTGTGGCCCCCAGCCCAACTACCCCCCTCCACCCCCGCCCCCTGGCTCCGATGGCTACCAGGAGACCCAGTTCCACAATGGCTCCAACGGACACTCAGGCGCCCCACAGGGCTACACAGTCCAGACCCAGGGCCCGGGAGGGGGGGTCCCACACGCCCCTGTGGGGTATTTTCAACCAGGATACCCTCTCCAGCTGCAGCCCTGCACAGCCTATGTTCCTGTCTACCCCATGGCGTCG ggacaGCCCTACCAGGGGATGCCCCAGGGCCAGATGGGCATGCAGATGCCCCATGGCATCGCCCTGATGGAGCCCCGGCGCCAGCCTCACGACTACCTGCCCATCGCTGTGTTCACCACCGTCTGCTGCTTCTGGCCCACAGGAATCATAGCCATCATCAAGGCAGTACAG gtGCGTACGGCGGTGGCCAGGGGGGACATGGTGACGGCAGAGATAGCTTCCCGCGAGGCGCGTAACTTCTCCTTCATCAGCCTGGCGGTGGGCATTGCCTCCATCGTCCTGTGTACCATCCTCACCGTGGTAGTCATCATCGCCTCCCAACACCATGACGATGACTGGGAACCCTAA
- the LOC121586359 gene encoding proline-rich transmembrane protein 1 isoform X3, producing MSQPMQQMQPPPYLPSQDPNMGQQHSNMQHSNMQHPNMTPPPGCGPQPNYPPPPPPPGSDGYQETQFHNGSNGHSGAPQGYTVQTQGPGGGVPHAPVGYFQPGYPLQLQPCTAYVPVYPMASGQPYQGMPQGQMGMQMPHGIALMEPRRQPHDYLPIAVFTTVCCFWPTGIIAIIKAVQVRTAVARGDMVTAEIASREARNFSFISLAVGIASIVLCTILTVVVIIASQHHDDDWEP from the exons ATGTCCCAACCCATGCAGCAAATGCAGCCCCCTCCATACCTCCCCTCCCAGGACCCTAACATGGGCCAACAACACTCCAACATGCAACACTCCAACATGCAGCACCCCAACATGACCCCTCCGCCCGGCTGTGGCCCCCAGCCCAACTACCCCCCTCCACCCCCGCCCCCTGGCTCCGATGGCTACCAGGAGACCCAGTTCCACAATGGCTCCAACGGACACTCAGGCGCCCCACAGGGCTACACAGTCCAGACCCAGGGCCCGGGAGGGGGGGTCCCACACGCCCCTGTGGGGTATTTTCAACCAGGATACCCTCTCCAGCTGCAGCCCTGCACAGCCTATGTTCCTGTCTACCCCATGGCGTCG ggacaGCCCTACCAGGGGATGCCCCAGGGCCAGATGGGCATGCAGATGCCCCATGGCATCGCCCTGATGGAGCCCCGGCGCCAGCCTCACGACTACCTGCCCATCGCTGTGTTCACCACCGTCTGCTGCTTCTGGCCCACAGGAATCATAGCCATCATCAAGGCAGTACAG gtGCGTACGGCGGTGGCCAGGGGGGACATGGTGACGGCAGAGATAGCTTCCCGCGAGGCGCGTAACTTCTCCTTCATCAGCCTGGCGGTGGGCATTGCCTCCATCGTCCTGTGTACCATCCTCACCGTGGTAGTCATCATCGCCTCCCAACACCATGACGATGACTGGGAACCCTAA